One window from the genome of Moorena sp. SIOASIH encodes:
- a CDS encoding DUF3536 domain-containing protein, translating to MTSVAELLVLQAEEIKSTAKSTAKIKHYSTLNNDPLDTATGVYITIHGHFYQPPRENPDLDTIERQPTAAPFHDWNERIYYECYRPNAFARVLNDQGEVIDIVNNYEYLSFNIGSTLMSWLEDYDLEVYQRILEADHKSCVRLNGHGNAIAQVYNHIILPLANERDKYTQIRWGKADFRSRFGREPEGMWLAETAVDYPTLEALVAENIRFIILAPSQAQRCRPIPSEQNTNSQWYEVGGAQIDPTRPYRCFLKNGKFIDIFFYDGPISRDMGFNNLLTSTEHFAKRLGQAVRGDHRSAQLIAVATDGETFGHHKTGTEKCIAYAFTHEFPQRNWTVTNFAHYLSFNPPTWEVVLKPVTAWSCSHGVDRWQDDCGCGSGGKWHQMWRRPLRNALDWLRDKLIQVYQETASQFFHDPWLARDEYIEVIRNRSPANVDSFLERHGTHPLTTAEQVDALRLLEMQRHALLMYTSCGWFFEEISRPEGVQILRYAARAMELAGDVAKVQLEEEFIQRLALAPSNVECFKTGDQIYQQLVVSAHVSWKQVVADYAISSLFNNYSQEDKIYCYYAHQQYYQLKRIGALTLAVGQLQLTSEITRESRDFVFALLYLGGWDFHCCIQPLAECRAYRQRLDTLFNALDQGSAAHTILVMNQLFGQQNFNLQHLFPEERHRIMQLLSQETLTRLDQLYSQVYRDNYRALMAFHQGGLSVPKELQVAAEIAISNQCITVIRALDSDSTDQQVVWSRLAELEAIATAANHLHCQLNTLEVKQTLEKLILRTLWQILYDSNLEEVEVDIQRLDKMIDVGNQLNLSLSLDRCQELYLQYFHNQILPQLIQSQDLKKDSQNKDSDSNGSYAWLCKMCTCSASLSASLAPSSLLKLGQTLAVDLSGWVTNL from the coding sequence ATGACTTCAGTAGCTGAACTGCTAGTTTTACAAGCTGAGGAAATAAAGTCCACTGCTAAGTCCACTGCCAAGATAAAACACTACTCGACGCTCAACAACGACCCCCTAGATACGGCCACAGGTGTCTATATTACTATCCATGGTCATTTCTACCAACCGCCTCGGGAAAACCCTGATCTAGATACGATTGAGCGTCAGCCTACTGCTGCTCCGTTTCATGACTGGAATGAACGGATTTACTATGAGTGCTACCGCCCCAATGCCTTTGCTCGGGTATTAAATGACCAAGGGGAAGTGATAGATATTGTCAACAACTATGAGTATTTGAGCTTCAATATTGGTTCAACGTTAATGTCTTGGCTGGAAGATTACGATCTGGAAGTGTATCAGCGGATTCTGGAAGCGGATCACAAGAGTTGCGTACGCTTAAATGGTCACGGAAATGCGATCGCTCAAGTTTACAACCACATCATCCTTCCTTTAGCCAATGAACGGGACAAATATACCCAAATCCGTTGGGGAAAAGCGGACTTCCGTTCCCGCTTTGGTCGTGAACCCGAAGGGATGTGGCTGGCGGAAACGGCAGTAGACTATCCCACCTTGGAAGCATTGGTAGCAGAAAATATTCGGTTTATTATCCTAGCCCCTTCCCAAGCTCAACGTTGCCGCCCAATTCCGAGTGAACAGAATACTAATTCTCAATGGTACGAAGTGGGAGGTGCTCAGATTGACCCTACTCGCCCTTACCGTTGCTTCCTCAAAAATGGCAAATTTATTGATATCTTTTTCTATGACGGCCCAATCTCCAGAGATATGGGCTTCAATAATTTACTCACCAGCACTGAACACTTCGCCAAGCGTTTGGGTCAAGCAGTACGTGGGGATCATCGCAGCGCCCAGTTGATTGCTGTGGCAACGGATGGGGAAACCTTTGGCCATCACAAAACAGGCACTGAGAAGTGTATTGCTTACGCTTTTACCCATGAGTTTCCCCAGCGCAACTGGACAGTAACCAACTTTGCCCACTACCTTAGCTTTAATCCTCCTACCTGGGAAGTGGTACTGAAGCCAGTAACAGCCTGGAGTTGCTCCCATGGGGTTGACCGTTGGCAAGATGATTGTGGCTGTGGTAGTGGCGGCAAGTGGCACCAAATGTGGCGTCGCCCCCTGCGCAATGCCCTGGATTGGTTACGGGATAAATTGATTCAGGTTTATCAAGAGACTGCTAGCCAATTCTTCCATGACCCTTGGCTAGCGCGGGATGAGTATATCGAAGTGATTCGGAACCGTTCCCCAGCCAATGTGGACAGTTTTCTGGAGCGTCATGGTACTCACCCACTGACGACCGCTGAACAAGTGGATGCCTTACGACTCCTGGAAATGCAGCGTCATGCTCTGCTGATGTATACCAGTTGTGGTTGGTTTTTTGAGGAAATCTCCCGTCCAGAAGGGGTTCAGATTCTGCGCTATGCTGCCCGTGCTATGGAGTTAGCTGGTGATGTTGCTAAAGTCCAACTGGAAGAAGAATTTATCCAACGCCTTGCTCTAGCACCCAGTAATGTGGAATGCTTTAAAACTGGTGACCAGATTTATCAGCAACTAGTGGTGTCAGCCCACGTTAGTTGGAAGCAAGTAGTAGCAGACTACGCTATTAGTTCCCTATTTAACAACTATTCCCAAGAAGACAAAATCTACTGTTACTATGCCCATCAGCAATATTACCAGCTAAAACGAATCGGGGCATTAACCCTAGCTGTGGGACAGTTACAATTGACTTCTGAGATAACTAGGGAAAGTCGTGATTTTGTGTTTGCCTTGCTATACCTAGGTGGTTGGGACTTCCACTGCTGTATTCAACCCCTTGCTGAATGTCGAGCCTACCGCCAGCGGTTGGACACATTATTTAATGCCCTAGACCAAGGCAGTGCAGCCCACACAATTTTGGTAATGAATCAGCTGTTTGGGCAGCAAAATTTTAATTTGCAGCATCTGTTTCCTGAAGAGCGACACCGGATTATGCAGCTGTTGAGCCAGGAAACCTTGACCCGTTTGGATCAGCTCTATAGCCAGGTTTATCGGGATAACTATAGAGCTTTGATGGCTTTCCATCAGGGTGGGTTATCTGTTCCCAAGGAGTTGCAAGTAGCAGCAGAAATTGCTATATCGAATCAGTGTATTACTGTGATTAGGGCATTAGATAGTGATAGCACTGATCAGCAGGTGGTATGGAGTAGGTTGGCAGAGTTAGAAGCGATCGCAACAGCAGCGAATCATCTCCACTGTCAGTTGAATACCCTAGAAGTCAAGCAAACCTTAGAAAAGTTAATTTTGCGTACGCTCTGGCAAATTCTTTACGATAGCAACCTAGAGGAAGTGGAAGTCGATATTCAACGGCTAGACAAAATGATTGATGTTGGGAATCAGCTCAATTTAAGCTTATCCTTAGATCGTTGCCAAGAACTTTACTTGCAGTACTTCCATAACCAAATTTTGCCTCAGCTTATCCAAAGCCAAGATTTAAAGAAAGATAGTCAAAACAAAGATAGTGATAGCAATGGCAGCTATGCCTGGCTATGTAAAATGTGTACCTGCAGTGCTTCCCTCAGTGCTTCGCTTGCCCCAAGCTCCCTACTCAAGTTGGGTCAAACCTTAGCAGTGGATCTGAGTGGTTGGGTCACCAACCTGTAA